One stretch of Roseimicrobium sp. ORNL1 DNA includes these proteins:
- a CDS encoding zinc ribbon domain-containing protein, whose amino-acid sequence MATYVYETIPQIEGEKPKRFEVKQSMKDAPLTRHPDTGEPVVRVITGGAGLMGLSAGTSAASSSGGGGCGTGCGCH is encoded by the coding sequence ATGGCTACCTACGTCTACGAGACCATTCCCCAGATTGAGGGCGAAAAGCCCAAGCGCTTCGAAGTGAAGCAGAGCATGAAGGACGCACCCCTCACGCGCCATCCTGACACCGGCGAACCCGTGGTGCGAGTCATCACCGGCGGCGCCGGGCTCATGGGCCTGAGTGCCGGCACCAGTGCCGCTTCCTCCTCGGGCGGCGGCGGGTGCGGTACCGGCTGCGGTTGCCACTAG
- a CDS encoding MFS transporter yields MSNDVGIAPNAKRLLWAGFMAILAAGVGFGIRGGILANWGADFGFTGAQLGDIGGAGFTGFCFGIIIGGVVVDKIGYGKLVVAAFLFHVLSAFITFAATKGQAQDVAFNYLYWGTFVFALANGTLEAVANPLVATLFPHNRTHYLNILHASWPAGLVLGGLVGWFLGDRLMLDWKLQLGIFLVPTVIYGIFFMGQKFPKSEASAKGLSVGEMMKEVGILGSAVACFLLVLFFQNALQLPVWLSYALGGVILAGVAIITKFSLGSILLFVLFVTHVLVGAVELGTDGWIQNITGNILSPAQGKILFVFTSLLMFSLRFCAHFIEKNLKISPIGILLICSVLAVVGLNLVSGITSFVGAMLALAVYALGKTFFWPTMLAVVGDRFPRTGAIAMSIMGGCGMMSAGLLGSAGLGYAKDRFAGEELQKSNQALYAQYKAEKPSKFLSLEAVHGLDGTKLSEAQKAGDKQTADQKTVVAASIAGDRRTLKADAFIPAAMAVIYLLLLLYFRAIGGYKPVSIETERVTGGVNAPMEA; encoded by the coding sequence ATGAGTAACGACGTGGGCATTGCCCCGAACGCAAAACGCCTGCTTTGGGCAGGGTTCATGGCCATCCTCGCGGCTGGCGTCGGATTTGGCATCCGAGGCGGCATTTTGGCCAACTGGGGCGCGGACTTCGGGTTCACAGGTGCTCAGCTGGGTGACATCGGTGGAGCGGGCTTCACCGGTTTCTGCTTCGGCATCATCATCGGCGGCGTCGTGGTGGACAAAATCGGATACGGCAAGCTGGTGGTGGCCGCTTTCCTCTTCCACGTGCTCTCAGCCTTCATCACTTTTGCTGCTACCAAGGGGCAGGCACAGGACGTGGCGTTCAACTACCTCTACTGGGGCACCTTCGTTTTCGCGCTGGCGAACGGCACGCTTGAAGCCGTGGCAAACCCGCTCGTCGCGACGCTCTTCCCCCACAACCGCACGCATTATCTGAATATCCTGCACGCCAGCTGGCCCGCGGGTCTTGTGCTTGGTGGCCTTGTCGGCTGGTTCCTGGGAGATCGCCTCATGCTCGACTGGAAGCTGCAGCTTGGCATCTTCCTCGTTCCCACCGTGATCTACGGCATCTTCTTCATGGGCCAGAAGTTCCCGAAATCGGAAGCTTCGGCCAAGGGCCTGAGCGTCGGCGAAATGATGAAGGAAGTGGGTATCCTCGGTTCGGCGGTTGCCTGCTTCCTGCTGGTGCTGTTCTTCCAGAACGCACTCCAGCTTCCGGTGTGGCTCTCGTACGCCCTTGGCGGCGTGATCCTCGCTGGTGTGGCCATCATCACCAAGTTCTCGCTCGGTTCGATTCTTCTCTTTGTTCTCTTCGTCACGCACGTGCTTGTGGGTGCGGTTGAGCTTGGTACGGACGGCTGGATTCAGAACATCACGGGCAACATCCTCAGTCCTGCCCAGGGCAAGATCCTCTTCGTGTTCACCTCACTGTTGATGTTCTCCCTGCGCTTCTGCGCACACTTCATTGAGAAGAACCTCAAGATTTCGCCCATCGGCATCCTGCTCATCTGCTCCGTGCTGGCAGTGGTCGGCTTGAATCTCGTAAGCGGCATCACCTCCTTTGTGGGCGCCATGCTCGCACTCGCCGTCTACGCTCTTGGCAAGACCTTCTTCTGGCCCACGATGCTGGCCGTGGTGGGTGACCGCTTCCCTCGTACGGGTGCCATCGCCATGTCCATCATGGGCGGCTGCGGCATGATGTCCGCGGGTCTGCTGGGTTCGGCTGGCCTTGGTTATGCCAAAGACCGCTTCGCTGGCGAAGAGCTGCAAAAGTCGAATCAGGCACTCTATGCCCAGTACAAGGCTGAGAAGCCGAGCAAGTTCCTCTCCCTGGAAGCAGTGCATGGTCTCGATGGCACCAAGCTTAGCGAAGCCCAGAAGGCTGGTGACAAGCAGACGGCCGATCAGAAGACCGTGGTGGCCGCGAGCATCGCGGGTGACCGCCGCACGCTGAAGGCTGACGCTTTCATCCCTGCCGCGATGGCCGTGATCTACTTGCTGCTGCTGCTCTACTTCAGGGCCATCGGGGGCTACAAGCCGGTCTCGATCGAAACCGAGCGAGTGACCGGTGGCGTCAATGCGCCCATGGAAGCGTGA
- a CDS encoding outer membrane lipoprotein carrier protein LolA, whose protein sequence is MSFSRLLRSVTGLCLVSVGVLSVFSAASHAYAADPTEAEARAALQQWMTASSKAKTVTADFEQLRNLRNVKRPLRKPGELWIVREGGKFRWQIGEPPTLIAVRGADGGMMVVNVADNEAQTWTKEVLLEKEKEGKGQGFSSMMEAMHTPTLAEFEQRFELKDWRVDASNPGFWEFDLAFRDRRTSLVVRQLQLAVNTQDGALRSMTLHMRDGSSLSTVIRSYTLNKAVPADTFKVDTAGYEVKKGE, encoded by the coding sequence ATGAGTTTTTCTCGCCTGCTTCGCTCCGTGACTGGGCTGTGCCTTGTCTCTGTCGGCGTGTTGTCTGTCTTCAGCGCAGCTTCTCACGCGTATGCTGCAGACCCCACCGAAGCGGAAGCCAGGGCCGCGCTCCAGCAGTGGATGACGGCCTCCTCGAAAGCGAAGACGGTGACGGCGGACTTCGAGCAACTGCGTAATCTGCGCAATGTGAAGCGCCCTTTACGCAAGCCTGGCGAGCTCTGGATCGTGAGGGAGGGAGGCAAGTTCCGCTGGCAGATTGGCGAGCCTCCCACACTCATCGCCGTGCGTGGAGCAGATGGCGGCATGATGGTGGTGAATGTGGCGGACAACGAGGCGCAGACCTGGACCAAGGAAGTACTCCTCGAGAAGGAGAAAGAGGGCAAGGGGCAAGGTTTTTCCTCGATGATGGAGGCCATGCACACGCCCACGCTGGCGGAATTCGAGCAGCGCTTCGAGCTCAAGGACTGGCGCGTGGATGCCTCAAACCCGGGCTTCTGGGAATTCGACCTCGCCTTCCGCGACCGCCGCACGTCCCTGGTGGTGCGCCAGCTTCAACTCGCCGTGAATACCCAGGACGGTGCCCTGCGCTCCATGACCCTCCACATGCGTGATGGTTCCAGCCTCAGCACGGTCATCAGGAGCTACACACTGAACAAGGCGGTGCCTGCAGATACATTCAAAGTGGATACTGCCGGGTATGAGGTGAAGAAAGGCGAGTAG
- a CDS encoding 3-hydroxyacyl-ACP dehydratase FabZ family protein, which produces MENPPIAANPLDSLPHGPEFRFVDAILELVPGKAALGTYLLKGSEDFLRGHFPAQPILPAVIMVEAIAQVAGVALQSDPEIPPMPDLRLTAVRNVKILGTATPGETLQIEATVQGRMGNLVQASGSVRVGDKVIAEGQVTMSGGSATPPAPAA; this is translated from the coding sequence ATGGAAAATCCTCCCATAGCAGCCAATCCCCTCGACTCACTTCCTCACGGACCCGAGTTCCGGTTTGTGGATGCCATCTTGGAACTGGTGCCCGGAAAGGCCGCATTGGGTACGTATCTGCTGAAGGGGTCCGAGGATTTTCTGCGAGGGCATTTTCCTGCGCAGCCCATCCTGCCGGCGGTGATCATGGTGGAGGCGATTGCCCAAGTCGCGGGCGTGGCCCTGCAGAGCGATCCTGAGATTCCTCCCATGCCCGACTTGCGGCTCACAGCGGTTCGGAATGTGAAAATCCTCGGTACCGCCACACCGGGTGAGACGTTGCAGATTGAGGCCACGGTGCAGGGCCGCATGGGAAATCTCGTGCAGGCCAGCGGCAGCGTGAGGGTGGGGGACAAGGTCATCGCCGAAGGACAGGTGACCATGAGCGGAGGCAGCGCCACGCCCCCAGCGCCTGCCGCTTGA